A genomic segment from Limosilactobacillus sp. encodes:
- a CDS encoding HAD family hydrolase, with protein MYRNVIFDLDGTLLDFHAGEREGVRQILLAHGITDVEGGLRRYQQINQRVWAQIEAGHPRTPLFNHRFATLLATYGQHVNGTRLQAKYAATLAQNYRVIPGSHYLLGQLRQRGVRLFVGSNGEEAVQVQRLTGAGLLDSFANVFTSEALGAAKPAPEFFTHLLAQLPADAQSSIVMVGDSRQADIVGARQVGIDSIWYHPQDKTQPGGIDDYRQLLKMLIN; from the coding sequence ATGTATCGCAACGTTATTTTTGATCTCGATGGAACCCTCCTGGATTTTCATGCCGGGGAACGGGAAGGAGTGCGGCAAATCCTGCTCGCCCACGGCATTACGGATGTGGAAGGAGGACTACGCCGGTACCAACAGATTAACCAGCGCGTGTGGGCGCAGATCGAGGCGGGCCACCCACGCACGCCCCTGTTCAACCACCGTTTCGCCACCCTGCTGGCAACTTACGGCCAGCACGTCAACGGAACCCGGCTGCAGGCTAAGTATGCGGCAACCCTGGCGCAAAACTACCGCGTCATTCCCGGCAGTCACTACCTGTTGGGACAACTGCGCCAGCGTGGGGTGCGGCTCTTCGTCGGCAGCAATGGCGAAGAGGCCGTTCAAGTTCAACGACTGACCGGGGCCGGACTGCTTGACAGTTTTGCGAACGTCTTCACTTCGGAGGCACTGGGGGCGGCCAAACCAGCGCCGGAATTTTTTACCCACCTCTTAGCCCAGCTGCCGGCAGATGCCCAAAGCAGCATTGTGATGGTCGGTGACAGCAGACAGGCAGACATCGTGGGCGCTAGGCAGGTCGGGATTGATAGTATTTGGTACCATCCCCAAGACAAGACCCAGCCGGGTGGAATCGATGACTACCGCCAGCTGCTCAAAATGTTGATTAATTAA
- a CDS encoding winged helix-turn-helix transcriptional regulator yields the protein MSKAIENCPVDHTMRQIAGKWKGAIILMLLNQSHCRFNELEKKLPNCSRRMLALQLGELVQDGIVAKQVYSTVPPKTSYSLTARGKQLRPIIEGMQQWGSKPNRAPSSAAD from the coding sequence ATGAGCAAAGCAATCGAAAATTGCCCCGTTGACCATACGATGAGGCAAATCGCTGGCAAGTGGAAAGGGGCAATCATTCTGATGCTATTGAACCAGTCCCACTGTCGATTTAATGAGTTAGAAAAGAAGCTACCAAACTGCTCACGCCGGATGCTGGCCCTACAACTTGGCGAACTTGTCCAGGACGGCATCGTTGCCAAGCAGGTCTACTCGACCGTTCCACCGAAAACATCCTACTCCCTGACGGCACGGGGGAAACAGTTGCGGCCGATTATCGAGGGGATGCAGCAGTGGGGTAGCAAGCCTAATCGTGCGCCTTCTTCAGCCGCTGACTAA
- a CDS encoding L,D-transpeptidase produces the protein MSQTSSSSDHTTSSTRDSSTHMRTPIDWRKSSETVPYPDLAKVKNFWIKVSLKKNRTYLYDGNQLIYTMYSTGGMYVRDKQTGKLKSMTPTGTFYAQRERGNSFFNRSLNEGANYYVSWRDHGKYLFHSVPTQGDGSYNVKEAKKLGKSTGSHGCIRLSVPDAKWMSQNLPVGTKIVITD, from the coding sequence GTGTCACAGACTAGCTCCAGCTCCGATCATACTACTTCTTCAACCAGAGATTCAAGCACTCACATGCGGACCCCGATTGATTGGCGCAAGTCATCGGAAACCGTCCCCTACCCCGACCTCGCGAAGGTCAAGAATTTTTGGATCAAGGTGTCGCTCAAGAAGAATCGTACTTACCTGTATGACGGCAACCAACTCATCTATACCATGTACAGCACGGGTGGAATGTACGTTAGGGACAAGCAGACTGGCAAGCTCAAGAGCATGACGCCGACCGGCACCTTCTACGCCCAGCGTGAACGGGGCAACAGTTTCTTTAACCGGTCACTCAACGAGGGGGCCAATTACTACGTCTCTTGGCGGGATCATGGCAAGTACCTCTTCCACAGCGTCCCGACCCAGGGCGACGGCAGCTACAACGTCAAGGAAGCCAAAAAGCTGGGGAAGTCGACCGGCTCCCACGGCTGCATCCGCCTCTCGGTCCCAGACGCCAAGTGGATGTCACAGAACCTGCCGGTGGGAACTAAAATTGTAATTACCGATTAA
- a CDS encoding ABC transporter permease codes for MLAELYQELFKLNHRKLSWLIMLLMPLYMLVIGFAMGRVYSSLLVMSCYDVSTVIMLILIIVGSTIFSMEFQNGTIINLMYHTNSRATVFFAKFLALLLYDVLLHVVAMVITVLLNIVPLINSPVSWTGIYKYHQPLVVNMFMHAGVDMVSTGLIVSLICLVSCLINSNAIVIAVNALFIFMSSGLSTNLLMAHVGPSKIIRWNPFNMINLTDQYHNYATYHLTTMLSTNQLLVGTLCYTALFTLIGYLIFRKKHF; via the coding sequence ATGCTTGCTGAATTATACCAAGAGCTCTTTAAGCTTAATCACCGGAAACTGTCCTGGCTGATCATGCTGCTGATGCCGCTCTACATGTTGGTAATTGGTTTTGCGATGGGACGGGTCTACAGCAGCCTGCTGGTCATGTCCTGTTACGACGTCAGTACCGTCATCATGCTGATCCTAATCATCGTCGGCTCCACGATCTTCTCCATGGAGTTTCAAAACGGGACGATTATCAACCTGATGTACCACACCAACAGCCGGGCGACAGTCTTCTTCGCCAAGTTTCTGGCCCTTCTGCTCTACGACGTCTTGCTCCACGTCGTCGCCATGGTCATCACCGTCCTCTTGAACATTGTCCCGCTAATCAACAGCCCAGTTTCCTGGACGGGAATTTACAAGTACCACCAGCCGCTGGTCGTCAACATGTTCATGCACGCCGGGGTCGACATGGTGTCCACTGGTCTAATTGTCAGCCTAATTTGCCTGGTATCGTGCCTGATCAATTCCAACGCCATCGTGATCGCGGTCAACGCCCTGTTCATTTTCATGAGCAGCGGCCTTTCGACCAACCTATTGATGGCCCACGTCGGCCCGTCGAAGATCATTCGCTGGAATCCGTTCAACATGATCAACCTGACCGACCAGTACCACAACTACGCGACCTACCACCTGACCACGATGCTGTCGACCAACCAGCTGCTGGTTGGAACGCTGTGCTACACGGCCCTCTTCACGCTGATCGGCTACCTGATTTTCCGGAAGAAGCATTTCTAA
- a CDS encoding MFS transporter has product MPKQLSNHRLNIITAAFVLIAFMLGCNEFMVVGNLTPIANTYHESLTRIAGLISIFAWTYAFMTPVVTLYTNRFNKYRLLMVLMGIFLVGTIISAFSPTYPCFLVSRMITASVAGVLESLIQAIVFEIAPTQKKQSMMTALVYSGFSVASVMGLPIGTLIADYWRWQDAFVMVAIITAIAMVVTSLLVPRQLAMQSSGIKNQLTLLGDRDIWLGIVFTTCAAATLYGYYTYIRPLIRQTLGFSTGMLSWILVLLGVMDILSTLASGKLGERNGMQRLRVCYVIILILLALFAPAMQKAGTGLAMLLLLGLIVPIFSAPVQLYFLNIATERHPAGIMLASSLSAIFYNVGIAISSLTAAKVLGRYGLVNLGWNSFAYALVALVLLVVISQRLKKAHD; this is encoded by the coding sequence ATGCCAAAACAACTATCAAATCACCGGCTCAACATCATCACGGCTGCCTTCGTGCTGATCGCCTTCATGCTGGGGTGCAACGAATTCATGGTCGTCGGGAACCTGACGCCGATCGCCAACACCTACCACGAATCGCTGACCCGGATTGCCGGGCTGATCTCGATCTTCGCCTGGACCTACGCCTTCATGACGCCGGTCGTCACCCTCTACACCAATCGTTTCAACAAGTACCGGCTCCTGATGGTCCTGATGGGCATCTTTTTGGTCGGCACCATCATCAGCGCCTTTTCGCCAACCTACCCATGTTTCCTGGTCTCGCGGATGATCACCGCCTCGGTCGCCGGGGTCTTGGAATCCCTGATTCAGGCAATCGTGTTCGAGATCGCGCCGACACAAAAAAAGCAGTCGATGATGACTGCGCTGGTGTACTCGGGCTTTAGCGTCGCCTCGGTCATGGGCCTGCCGATTGGGACCCTGATCGCCGATTACTGGCGCTGGCAGGACGCCTTCGTGATGGTTGCCATCATCACCGCGATCGCGATGGTGGTCACCAGCCTGCTGGTTCCGCGGCAGCTGGCCATGCAGAGCAGCGGCATCAAGAATCAGCTGACCCTTTTAGGTGACCGGGACATCTGGCTCGGAATCGTTTTCACCACCTGCGCGGCGGCGACCCTCTACGGCTACTACACCTACATCCGGCCGCTGATCCGCCAGACGCTGGGCTTTAGCACGGGGATGCTGAGTTGGATTCTGGTCCTGCTAGGGGTCATGGACATCCTCAGCACCCTCGCCTCCGGAAAACTCGGCGAGCGCAACGGGATGCAGCGACTGCGGGTCTGCTACGTCATCATTCTGATCCTGCTGGCTCTCTTTGCCCCGGCCATGCAAAAAGCGGGCACCGGGCTAGCGATGCTGCTCCTGCTCGGTTTGATCGTGCCAATCTTCAGTGCCCCGGTCCAGCTCTACTTCCTGAATATCGCAACAGAGCGGCACCCGGCCGGCATCATGCTCGCCTCTTCGCTCAGCGCAATCTTCTACAACGTCGGGATCGCGATCAGCTCGCTGACGGCAGCCAAGGTGCTCGGCCGCTATGGCCTGGTCAACCTGGGCTGGAACTCCTTTGCTTACGCCCTCGTTGCACTAGTTTTGCTGGTCGTGATTAGTCAGCGGCTGAAGAAGGCGCACGATTAG
- the trpA gene encoding tryptophan synthase subunit alpha has protein sequence MTKLQEAFQNQKAFIPFVVANYPDADATVNNVVSLAQAGADIIELGIPFSDPVADGPVIQAADVQALKKGDLTTDKLFAMVKAIRKQTDVPLVFLTYLNIVFKYGYEAFVEECTKVGVNGLVIPDLPLEEQGELAPIANAHGVDVIPLITPTSGDRIEKIAKSATGFIYVVSSLGVTGERSEFDRHLKELVARIRQVTDVPTAIGFGIHTPEQARGMAEIADGVIIGSACVKITEEQGPDAPAALADYAKQIKQAIAPVK, from the coding sequence ATGACTAAGTTACAAGAAGCATTTCAGAATCAAAAGGCCTTTATTCCGTTCGTCGTCGCTAACTATCCGGATGCAGACGCAACGGTGAACAACGTCGTCAGCCTGGCTCAGGCCGGGGCGGACATCATCGAGCTGGGAATCCCGTTTTCCGACCCGGTTGCCGATGGGCCGGTAATCCAGGCCGCGGACGTCCAGGCACTGAAGAAGGGCGACCTGACGACCGACAAGCTCTTCGCGATGGTGAAGGCCATTCGCAAGCAAACGGACGTCCCCTTGGTCTTCTTAACCTACCTCAACATCGTTTTCAAATACGGCTACGAAGCCTTCGTTGAGGAATGCACCAAGGTGGGAGTGAATGGGCTAGTGATTCCCGACCTGCCACTGGAGGAGCAAGGCGAGCTGGCACCGATTGCCAATGCCCACGGTGTCGACGTCATCCCCCTGATTACACCGACGTCCGGGGACCGAATCGAAAAGATCGCCAAGAGCGCGACCGGCTTTATCTACGTGGTCTCCTCCCTCGGGGTCACCGGCGAACGGAGCGAATTCGACCGGCACCTGAAGGAACTGGTCGCCCGGATCCGCCAGGTCACGGACGTGCCGACCGCGATCGGCTTTGGGATCCACACCCCCGAGCAGGCCCGGGGAATGGCAGAAATTGCGGACGGGGTGATTATCGGTTCCGCCTGTGTCAAGATTACCGAAGAGCAGGGTCCGGATGCCCCGGCGGCCTTGGCTGACTACGCTAAGCAGATCAAACAGGCAATTGCACCAGTGAAATAA
- a CDS encoding ABC transporter ATP-binding protein, with translation MLTVKNLNIYYGRKRVIENASFTVRPGEIVGLIGPNGAGKSTIMKTLLGLTKFNGSVVFNDQPITENSHQVLQHVGALIENPALYPFLTGLENLELYAKDKQGMHQLITTLGMDSYIAKRAGDYSIGMKQKLGIALALLDHPDLVILDEPMNGLDIESTILIRRIIHEYAARGTAFLISSHVLSELQKVMTSVIILNHHRIIMDEPMAKFQRTDTSKYQLLTVDMPATERLLDQAGIHFGRQDPYLLVAAEDIDAVQRVLAAHQILLRELAPRRLSFEQVIVGILRDEKAGDQQ, from the coding sequence ATGTTAACCGTTAAGAATCTGAATATTTACTATGGCCGTAAGCGGGTGATTGAAAACGCCAGCTTTACCGTCCGGCCCGGGGAGATCGTCGGCCTGATCGGTCCCAACGGCGCTGGCAAGTCGACCATCATGAAAACCCTGCTGGGGCTTACCAAGTTTAACGGCTCGGTTGTCTTCAACGACCAGCCGATCACCGAGAACAGCCACCAGGTCCTCCAGCACGTTGGCGCCCTGATCGAAAATCCGGCGCTGTACCCGTTTTTGACCGGTCTGGAGAATCTCGAGCTGTATGCCAAGGACAAACAGGGGATGCACCAGCTGATCACCACGCTGGGGATGGATTCCTACATCGCCAAGCGGGCCGGCGACTATTCGATCGGGATGAAGCAGAAGCTGGGGATCGCCCTGGCCCTGCTCGACCACCCGGACCTGGTCATCCTGGATGAACCGATGAACGGGCTGGACATCGAGTCGACGATCTTGATTCGCCGGATCATCCACGAATACGCCGCCCGTGGCACGGCCTTTCTGATCTCCAGCCACGTGCTGAGTGAATTGCAGAAGGTGATGACGTCAGTGATCATCCTCAATCACCACCGAATCATCATGGACGAACCGATGGCCAAATTCCAACGGACGGACACCAGCAAGTACCAGCTGCTGACGGTCGACATGCCAGCCACCGAACGGCTGTTGGACCAGGCCGGCATTCACTTTGGGCGGCAAGATCCTTACCTGTTGGTCGCCGCCGAGGACATTGATGCCGTCCAACGGGTCCTGGCCGCCCACCAGATTCTGCTGCGGGAACTGGCGCCGCGGCGGCTGAGCTTCGAACAGGTCATTGTCGGCATTCTGCGTGATGAGAAAGCGGGGGATCAGCAATGA
- a CDS encoding ABC transporter permease — MRTTLAHEFYKLIHQKTTWLTILVLLGLMIYACIPTAYITRNLVAQDFGAGQWATIIMIAISANFVTMEFRNNTMPTVLYKSPSKQAVFWAKLLTLLVASVVLLLVGLVFALIIKAILVGNRFPWGSTYHQHSLFDALLLNMLGVALYLLFTVTLTLLLVSWFKSTATVIIIGFFIGFLGASISAVVMQAIPGLASIWAWNPLNMINVISQLGDGTVIKLSHLTNGELIAGNLIYALIFLLLGLHAFKKRRI, encoded by the coding sequence ATGAGAACTACGCTTGCCCACGAGTTCTATAAACTCATTCACCAGAAGACCACTTGGTTGACGATCCTGGTGTTGCTCGGCTTGATGATCTATGCCTGCATCCCCACGGCCTACATCACTCGGAACCTGGTTGCCCAAGATTTTGGTGCGGGTCAGTGGGCCACCATCATCATGATCGCCATCAGCGCCAATTTCGTGACAATGGAATTTCGTAACAATACGATGCCGACGGTTTTGTATAAGAGCCCCAGCAAGCAGGCCGTCTTCTGGGCCAAGCTGTTGACGCTGCTCGTCGCCAGTGTCGTTCTCCTGCTGGTTGGGCTAGTCTTTGCCCTGATCATCAAGGCAATCCTGGTCGGCAACAGGTTTCCCTGGGGCTCAACTTACCACCAGCACAGCCTGTTTGACGCCCTGCTGCTCAACATGCTCGGCGTTGCCCTCTATCTGCTCTTTACTGTCACCCTGACGCTGCTATTGGTTTCGTGGTTTAAGTCGACCGCGACCGTGATCATCATTGGCTTCTTCATCGGCTTCCTCGGTGCCAGCATTTCGGCGGTCGTCATGCAGGCGATCCCCGGCCTGGCCAGCATCTGGGCCTGGAACCCGCTCAACATGATTAACGTCATTTCCCAGCTGGGGGACGGCACCGTCATCAAGCTCAGCCACCTGACCAACGGCGAACTGATCGCGGGTAATCTGATCTACGCCCTGATTTTCCTCTTGCTGGGCCTGCACGCCTTCAAGAAGCGCCGGATTTAA
- a CDS encoding nitroreductase family protein, whose protein sequence is MKSEFNELAAKRRSIYALGDQVTATPEEIYDLVKKTVRNSPSAFNSQTVRAVVLFNQASDKVWDIVEEALQKIVTDPAAFQKTKKKIATFRAGYGTILYLTDTTTVHELEKKFPTYAANFAPWAEQAIGGAQQAVWTALAEQGIGASLQHYNPLIDDAIHQAFDLPAEWQLRAEMPFGSIEAPAGDKDYLDEDQVFKLIK, encoded by the coding sequence ATGAAATCAGAATTCAATGAGCTTGCTGCCAAGCGGCGGTCAATTTATGCACTCGGTGATCAAGTCACCGCGACTCCCGAGGAAATCTACGACCTGGTAAAGAAAACGGTGCGCAATTCGCCATCAGCCTTCAACAGCCAAACGGTCCGGGCCGTGGTTCTCTTCAACCAGGCCAGCGATAAGGTTTGGGACATTGTCGAGGAAGCCCTGCAAAAGATCGTGACCGACCCGGCCGCCTTTCAGAAAACCAAGAAGAAGATTGCTACCTTCCGGGCAGGCTACGGAACGATCCTTTACCTGACGGACACCACGACGGTCCATGAACTGGAGAAGAAGTTCCCAACCTACGCTGCCAACTTCGCACCATGGGCGGAACAGGCAATCGGTGGTGCCCAGCAGGCGGTTTGGACAGCGCTGGCCGAGCAAGGCATTGGCGCCAGTCTCCAGCACTATAACCCGCTGATCGATGACGCCATCCACCAGGCCTTTGATCTGCCGGCTGAATGGCAGCTCCGGGCGGAAATGCCATTCGGCTCCATCGAGGCCCCGGCCGGTGATAAGGACTACCTGGATGAGGATCAGGTCTTCAAGCTGATTAAATAA